In Streptacidiphilus sp. P02-A3a, the DNA window CTGGTCCACGGCCGGACCCTGGCTGCCCGGGCACTGGTACCAGAAGTCGTCGATGTTGACGTACTGGTAGCCCGCCGCCGCCAGGCCGCTGCTCTTCATCGCGTCCGCCTGGGCGTCGATCACGGCGGCTGTCGGGTCGTGCCGGACATAGCTCCAACTGCTCCAGCCGAGCGCCGGGGTGAGCCCGACGCCGTTGCCCTCGGCGTGCGCGGCGGGCGCCGCGAGCAGGCCGCCGCCGAGTGCGGCGGCGAGCGCGGTCAGCCCGGCCAGCAGCCGTCGCGCGGGAGCGGTGGTTCCGGTGCGCGACCGGAGGCGTAAGCGGGTGCGGATGGGTGAGCGCATGGGGTCTCCGTCCGGTGTGCGTGGGTGGTAAGGCACTCAACTCCCCGCAGGCGAAGAAGTCAATAAATGTTGCAGTGTGAGTGAAACGACTCTCGAAATTGTTTGGTATCCATGTCGGCCGGGCGATTCGGTTGAATATCTGACGAATCGGCGTGTCTGGTGCGGATGCGACATGGTCGTCGCGAAAGATGACGAAGTGTCAACCGAACTGGAACCCCCGAAACCCCGGACCGCGAACCGTGCCGCCGTCCGCTGCTCGCGTGCCCTCGCCCTCGCCTGCGCCGCCGCGCTCGTCCCCTGGACGGCGAGCCCGGCCCTGGCCGCGTCCGGAGCGGCCTACGGCACCTGGTCCGTGCTCGGCGGCGCCGGGACCATGCGGATCCCGGTCACCGGATTCCCCACCGCCGACTTCCGCAGCACCAGCTCCACCGTGGTCGTCGGCTCCGGGAACTCGGCCTTCCTGAACGCGGACACGCCGGTGGGCGCCCGGTACGGCAGCTCGCGCGGCCGACCGTACCTGAACCTGCGGACCACCCGTGGCGGCACCCCCTCGGAGACCACACTCCGCTTCGACCGGCCGACCCCGGCCGGGAGTTGGGCGTTCACCCTGGGCGACGTGGACGCCGACCGGGTGCACGTGCAGGCCCGGGGCGCCGACGGGACCCCGCTCAGCGCCGCGCAACTCGGCTGGCAGGGGGCCTTCAACTACTGCCAGGGCACCCCCAGGCCGTCCACCTGCATCGGCCCCGGACCGTTCGACGACATGCCGGTCTGGCTGTCGGGCAGCAGCACCCTGGCCGGCAACGGCGCGGACAGCAGCGGCGCCTCCGGCTGGTTCCAACCGACGGTACCGGTCAGCAGCCTCACGCTGACCTTCAGCGTGCAGACCGGGATCCCGATCTACCAGCTGTGGACCTCCGCACTGGCCACCGACGTCAGCGGCCGGGTCAGCGCCGACTGCGGCGTCCCCAGCGGGCTCCGGCTCACCCTGCTGCGGGCCGACGGCAGCACCGTCGACCACCCGGACGGCACCCCGCTGACCGCCACCACCGGCGCGGACGGCGGCTACGCCTTCCCCGACGTCGCCCCCGGCGACTACCGGGTGTCGCTGCGGGCCGGTGAGGGCTACCGCCCCGACCGCGCCGAACGCGACGCCGACACCGCCGACGGCGCGGACGCCACCGGGGTAGACCTCCGGCTCGGCTGCGTCCCGTTCACCGCCCCGGCCGCGCCGCCGCTGAACACCCCGCCGGACGAACCGGTCACCATCGTCACCCCGCCCGGACCGGGCCCCAGCGGCCACAGCGACCCGACGGTGACCGACCCGCCCGCGCACGGCACGGTCCGCCGGACCGGTCCCAACACGCTGGTCTACACCCCGGACCCGGGCTTCACCGGAACGGACGTGTTCAGCTACCGGTACACCAACGAGCGCGGGCAGCAGGTGACCACCAGGGTCCGGATCCGGGTCCGGCACACGCTGCCGGACACCGGCGCGGACCCGGCACTGCCCGCGATCGGCCTGGTCGGCGGCGGACTGGTGGTCGGCGGCGCGCTGCTGCGCGGCGGCCTGGGCGCCCGTCGCCGCCGGGCGGCGGCGTGAACCACGGCCGCCGCTGACCACGCGCCCCGGGCTGCCGGGCCGTTCGCTACTCCGGCTTCCCGCCCCCGCTTCCGCCTCCCGCTTCCGCCTCCCGCTTCCGCCTCCCGCCTCCCGCTTCCCGTGACGCGCGGGGCGGGCGGGTCAGCGGGTGAAGCCGAGGGGGAGTTCCAGTTCCACCCAGACCACCTTGCCGCTGCGGGTGGTGCGGCTGCCCCAGCGGTGGGCGAGCTCGTTGACCAGGTGCATCCCGCGCCCGCCCTCGTCCTCGGCGGAGGCGCGGTGCACCCGGGGCGCGTGCTCGTCCACGTCGGCGACCTCCACCGTGAGCACCCGGTCGCGGAACAGCCGCAGCTGCGTCGGCCGTCCCGCGTGCCGCAACGCGTTGCTGACCAGCTCGCTGACCAGCAGTTCGGTGAACTCGGAGAGCGAGCTCAGGCCCCAGGCGGTCAGCGTCGCCCGGGCGAACCGGCGCGCCTCACCGACCACCGAGAGGTCGTCCGACAGCGGCAGGGTGGCGATCCAGTCGCCGTGCGCGGGCAGCACCCGGGCCATGATCATGGCGATGTCGTCGTCGCTGTCCTCCGCCTTCATGGCGTGCAGCACCGCGTCGCAGTCCTGCTCCAGCGAACCGTTGCGGTGGGCGGCGGCGCGCGACAGCAGCGCCAGGCCCTCGTCCAGGTCCTGGCCCCGGCGCTCCACCAGGCCGTCGGTGTAGAGCACCAGCACGCTCTGCTCCGGCAGGGTGAACTCGGTGGACTCGAACGGCACGCCGCCCACGCCCAGCGGCGCCCCCGCGGAGACCCCCAGCAGCCGGGTCGAGCCGTCCGCCTCGCTCACCACCGGCGGCGGATGCCCGGCGCAGGCGACCGTACAGCTGCGGTCGGCCGGGTCGAACACCGCGCAGACGCAGGTCGCGAACTGTCCCTCGCCGATCGCCGACGCGGTCTCGTCCAGCCGCCGCAGCAACTGGTCCGGGGTGAGGTCCATGGTGATCAGGGTGCGCGCGGCGGTCCGCAACTGGCCCATGGTGGCGGCGGCGCGGATGCCGTGGCCCATCACGTCGCCGACCACCAGCGCCACCCGCCCGCTGGTCAGCGGGACCACGTCGAACCAGTCGCCGCCGACCTCGCTGACCACGCTGCTCGGCAGGTAGCGGTAGGCGATCTCCAGGCCCGGGGTGCGGTGCACCTCCTGCGGCAGCAGGCTGCGCTGCAGGGTCAGCGCGGTGTCCCGCTCGCGCCGGTACAGCCGCGCGTTGTCGATGCACACCGCCGCGCGGGCGGCCAGCTCCTCGCCCAGCGCCTGGTCGTCCTGGCTGAACGGCTCCGGATTGGCCAGCCGGATGAACTCCGCGCCGCCCAGCACCGTGCCGCGCGCCAGCAGCGGGACCATCAGGTACGAGTGGACGCCCGCCTCCAGCCCCGGCTGGACCCGCGCCGGGTCGTTGACGATCCGCCGCAGGGCCGCCTCGTCCACCTCCGGTACCAGGATCGACCGGCCGCTGCGCAGCGACTCCGCGTACACCTTGGCCGACCAGCTGGTCTGTCCGAGCTGGTCGACCGCGCTGCCCAGGCCGGTCTCGCCGATCTCGCCGACGGCGACGGCGCGCAGCAGCACCGTGCCGCTGTCCGGGATCGGCGGCAGCTCCCGGTCCTGCTCCCCGCCCTGCATCACCGAATCCAGCAGGTCCACGGTGACGAAGTCGGCGAAGCGCGGGATCACCACCTCGATCAGCTCCTCGGCGGTGCGCTGGAGGTCCAGCGTGGTGCCGATCCTGATGCTGGCGTCGTTCAGCAGCGCCACCCGCTCCTGCGCCGCGTGCGCCTCGTCCAGCGCCTGGAGCCGGGCCCGGGAGGCGTCCCGCTCGCGGGTGTAGAGCAGGGCGTTGTCGATGGAGATGGCGGCCCGCGCGGCCAGCTCGGTGGCCAGCGACAGCGCGGTCTCGTCGTACGGGCGCTGGTTCACGTTGCGGTAGAAGCTGGCCACGCCGACCACGGAGCCCCGGGCGATCAGCGGGACCACCATCAGGCTGTGCACCCGCTCCTTCATGATCGACGCCCGCCGGAGCGGGTCGTCGGCGTACCACTTCGTCCCGCCGTCCTCCATCCGGGGGACGAGCACCGGGCGGCGGTTCGCCAGACTCCAGGCGTAGGGGCTGGTCGGCTGGAAGCGGTGGACGTCGCCGACCGGGGCGACCGGGGTCATGCCGGAGGCCGGATCGCTGTGGAAGGCGAGCCGCCGCAGCACCGCCGAGCGGTCCGCCACCGGCGACGCCTCGGCACCGCGGATCAGCGACTCCAGCACCTCCACCACGACCGTGTCCGCGAGCCGCGGGGTGGCCACCTCGGCCAGCTCCAGCGCGGTCTGCGCCAGGTCCAGGGTGCTGCCGATCCGGGTGGACGCGTCGTTGACCAGCGCCAGCCGCTCCTGGGCGGCGTTGGCCTCGTGCAGCGCCTGCTGCCGCGTCACCAGCGTCCGGTGTTCGCGCAGGTACAGCTGGGCGTTCTCGATGGCCGTCGCCGCGCGGGCGGTCAGCTCGTCGCCGAGGGCGTTGTCCTCCCAGTCGAAGGCGTCCCGGTCGGCGCGGCGGGCGTAGACCACCAGCCCCAGCACCGATTCCCGCGCCACCAGCGGGGTCACCCGCACCGCGTGCGCGTTGTCGCCCAGGTACTGGCGCGCGTCCCGCAGCGCCTCGACCGGGATCAGCGGCGGCAGGTCCTGACCGGGCACCACCACCGTCTCGCCGGTCGCCAGCGCCTCGGCGTAGGGGGAGTCCGGCGGGACGTGGTACGCCTGGTCGGTCGGCAGCGCCGCGGCCGGGTAGCCGGGCTCGGCACCGGCCAGGGCCAACCGGCGCACCCACTCGTCGCCGCCGGGCCCGGGCGGCTCCTGGTCGCCGGCGGTGAGCAGCCGCTCCAGGACGAACACGCCCGCCAGGTCGGCCACCCGGGGGACCATGGTGTTCGCCAGCTCGTGGGCGGTCCGCTCCAGGTCCAGCGTGGTGCCTATCCGGGAGCCGGCGTCCACCAGCAGCTCCAGCCGCTCCCGGGACCGCTCGGCCCGGGACTCGGCCAGGAAGCTCGCGGTGACCTCGACGATGGTGGAGCTCACCCCGACGGTCCGCCCGCCGGGCTCCTCCAGCCGGAAGTAGGACGCGGACCAGGCCCGCTCCCGGCCGCTGCCGTCGTGGCTGGGGCCGTGCGAGCGGGCGTCCACCACCGGCTCGCCGCTCTCCAGGACGCGCCGGACCAGCGCCTCGATCCGCTCGCCCTCGGGCCCGGGCAGCACGTCCGAGGTCCGCCGCCCCAGGTGCTGCTCCACCGGGATGCCGTTGATCCGGGCCAGCGCGTCGTTCAGCCGGACGAACCGCAGGTCGGAGTCGTAGACGGCCATGCCGACCGGCGACTGGGTGAAGAAGCTGTCGAGGACGGCGAGGTCGGCCTCGACCCGCCGCAGTTCCCGGACGTCCGAGGCCACCGCGAGCACCAGCGGTCGACCGTCCGGGCCGGTTATCGGATGGGTGCGGAACTCCAGATTGACCAGGTGCCCGTCGCGGTGCCTTACCGGGTACACCCCGGACCAGGGCTCACCGGCCAGGATCCGGCTGAACAGCTCCAGCACCTCGGGCCGCGCGGGCTCGGTCGCGAGCAGGTCCGCCGCGTAGGCGCCGAGGACGTCCTCGGCGCGGTGGCCGAGCAGCAGCTCCGCGTCCGCGCTCCAGTGCAGGATGCGTCCGTTGGCGGCGATCAGGGCGGTGGCCACCGGGATCATGAGCAGGCCGTGCTCGCGCGGCTCCGGGCCCGCCACGCGGTCGGAGCCCGTGCCCGTGCCGTGTTCGTTGCTGCGCATGTCGTTGGCGCGCATGGTCAGGAAACCGCCCGGAGCTCGTAGATCCGCACTGTCATCTTCCCACGTATGCGGTGGGTTGCTCGTGGTGGAGACGTGACGGTACCGCTGCGGTTGCGGGGAGGGAGGGGCGCGGGAACACAATCGGGGAGCGGGTGACGGGAACGGCCCGGATCGCGGCTGACGCGTCCGGCCCGCGCGTGCCCGGCACCCGGTCCCAGCACCGGTCCCAGCGCCGGTCCCAGCGCCTGTCCCAGCACCGTCGAGGATCGGAAGGCGGCAGCCTGTGAGCCCCCAACAGCCCAGTGACCCCGTATCCGGCGGGCCGGTGCCGCCGGAGGGGCCGTCCGCGCGGCGGTCCGGGCCCGGCGGCTCCTCCGCCGCGTCGTCCGGCCGCCGACGCCCCTGGTGGCGGCGGTCCGCGGTGCTCGCCCCGGCCGCGGGCGTGGCGGCGCTGGCGACGGCGCTGGCCGTGGTGCTGACCCAGCAGCCGCCGAGCCGGTCGAAGCAGCCGTCGGCCGGTGGCGGCGACACCGTCGCGTTGCAGTCCGCGAGCGCGCCCGGACCGGCGCCGTTCACGCCCTCGGTCGCCCGGACGGCCGCATCCGGTCCGGCGAACGCCGCGACCACCGGTCCCGCCACGGGGGCGGCAGCCGGTACCACCACGGGCGCGGCGACCTGGGCCGCTTCGGAGGTGCCGGTCGCCTCGGCCGCCGTCACCGGCGGCGGGCCGTCCACCGTCCAGGCCGGGGGACCCCCCGGCAGCCGGACCGTCCAGGGCTCGGCCGCCGGGCTGTACGGCGGGACCGAGCAACTGTCCAGCTGCGACGTGGCGCAGCTCGCCGCCTACCTGGCCCAGCACCCGGACCGGGCCCAGGCGTGGGCCGGGGTGGAGGGCGTCCCGGTGGGCTCGCTGAGCGGATACCTGAGCTCGCTCACCGCGGTGGTCCTGCGGATGGACACCAGCGTCACCAACTACGGCTTCAGCAACGGCGGCGCGACGGCGTTCCCGGCGGTGTTGCAGGCGGGCACGGCGGTGCTGATCGACGGCCGGGGACTGCCCCGGGCCCGCTGCGCCTGCGGCAACCCGCTGCGCCCGCCGACCGCCACCGGCGGCGCGAACACCCCGCGGACGTTCACCGGCACGGCGTGGGGGTCGTTCCGGCCGGAGAACGTGGTGGTGGTGAACGAGTCGGTGACCCAGGTGAACGTGCTGGTGCTGTTCGACCAGCAGACGCGGATCTGGTTCGCGCGGCCGACCGGCGGCCAGGGGCACGACGACCACCGGGTCCCGCCGCCGCCCGGCGCGTGGCGGCCCGGCGAGCTGCCGAGCACGTCCTGGAGCGCCGCGCCGAGCGGTTCGCCGAGCGGTTCGCTGAGCGGGTCGCCGAGCGGGTCGCCGAGCGGTTCGCCGAGCGGTTCTCCGTCCGGGTCGCCGTCCGGTTCGTGGGCGTCGCCGTCGGCCGCGCCGTCCTCGCCGTCGCCCTCGCACTCGCGCCCGCCCTCGCCCTCGCGCCCGCCCTCGCACCCGGCGTCCTCCTCGCCCGCGCACTCGCACTCCCCGTCGCCCTCGCACTCCCCGTCGCCCTCGCACTCCCCGTCCCCCTCGCCCGGGCCGTCGAACTCGCACCGGCCGTCGTTCTCCCCGTCGCTGTCCCCGTCCGGCTCCGGCTCCGGCACCGCGCCGCCGAGCTCGGTCCCGCCCGGTGCGCGGCCGTCGCTGAGCTCGCCGTCCTGATGCGATGTCCGATAACCGCCGGACCGGGCGACCGGGATGGCCGAGGCTGGAACGCGTCAGCGTTGGACGGGCAGCCGAGGAAGGGAACGGACCATGGCCGTGCACACCACGATCGCCGGGCCGCAGGGCGAAGTGCTGCGGGAACGGGTGGCCGAGGCGGACTGGACCGCGGTGGCCGGGGAGCTGGACGAGCACGGCAGCGCGCCGACCCCGCGCCTGCTCACCCCGGAGCAGTGCCGGTCGATCGCCGAACTGTACGACCAGGCCCGGCACTTCCGCTCCACCGTGGACATGGCCCGGTACCGCTTCGGCGCCGGCCAGTACCGCTACTTCGGGCAGCCGCTGCCGGAGCCGGTCAGCGTCCTGCGCGAGGCGCTGTACCCGAGGCTGCTGCCGATCGCCCGCGACTGGGCGGCCCGGCTGGGCCGCCCCGCGCCCTGGCCGGACACCCTGGGCGAGTGGCTGGAACGGTGTCACGCTGCCGGGCAGGTCCGCTCCACCCCGATCCTGCTGCGCTACGGCGCGGGCGACTGGAACGCGCTGCACCGCGACCTGTACGGGGAGCTGGTCTTCCCGCTCCAGGTGGTGATCGGGCTCGACGTCTCCGGCCGTGACTACACCGGCGGTGAGTTCATGCTGGTCGAGCAGCGGGCCCGGGCCCAGTCGCGGGGGTACTCGACGGTGCTGGAGCAGGGCCACGGCCTGGTGTTCACCACCCGGGACCGCCCGGTGCGCTCCACCCGGGGCTGGTCCGCCGCACCCGTCCGGCACGGGGTGAGCACGGTCCGCTCCGGGACCAGGCATACGCTCGGCCTGGTCTTCCACGACGCGTCCTGACCCGCGGGCGTCCTGACCCGCGGGCGTCCTGACCACCGGAACGGGAGGGTGAGATGGCGGCGCTGTTCCCCCGGGACCGCAGCGAGCCCGCGCCCGGCGCGGTGCACCTGCCGGACTGGCTCACCCTCGACGAGCAGCGGGAGCTGGTCGCGGCCTGCCGGGCCTGGGCGGTGGGCCCGGTACCGATCCGGCACACCCGGCTGCCGCGCGGCGGGGTGATGTCGGTGCGGACGGTCTGCCTGGGCTGGCACTGGCAGCCGTACCGGTACACCCGTACGGCCGGTGACGTGAACGGCCGCCGGGTCTCCGACTTCCCCGAGTGGCTGGCCGAACTCGGCCGCCGGGTCCTGGCCGACGCCTACGGGAGGGACGGCTACGGGGCCGACGCCTACGGGACCGACGGCTACCGGGCCGGTGACTACCGCCCCGACGCCGCGCTGATCAACTTCTACGACGACCGGGCGACCATGGGCATGCACCAGGACAAGGACGAGCGGTCCGACGCGCCGGTGGTCTCGCTGAGCATCGGCGACAGCTGCCTGTTCCGCTTCGGCAACACGGTCGGCCGCAACAAGCCCTACACGGACATCGAGCTGGCCTCGGGCGACGCCTTCGTCTTCGGTGGCCCCTCCCGTTTCGCCTACCACGGCGTCCCGAAGGTCTACCCGGGCAGCGGCGACCCGGCCACCGGTCTGCTGGGCGGACGGCTCAACCTCACCATGCGGGTTACCGGGATCACTGACTGACTGATAGTCAGAAAGTGATGCAAGGTCAGCTCAGGTGGTGATCGGAAGGGGCGGGACTGCGGCCGGTGCCCCCGGCCACGGACGACCGGTTCGGACGCCGCCACGGCGGTCGCGCACCCGTTCGTGGTCACCGTTCACCCGTTGTCCCTAACCTACGGACTCCTTCGGGGGCACGGCTGGGCCAAGCGAGTGATCATGGATGGAGCGGCATACCTGCGGGTCATAGTCTGCCGTCACCGCCCTCCAGCACTCGAAAGAGGACCCATGTCTGACGGCCTTCCTTCGCCTGGCACCGGCGAAGCTCAGCGAGCGGTGCCCGCAGGCGGTGCCGCCTTCTTCGATGTCGACAACACGCTCATCCGTGGCTCCTCGCTCTACCAGCTCGGCCTCGGGCTGCACGCCCGGGGTGTCGTGTCGACCCTGGACATCGTCAGGCTGGGCCGCCACCACGTCGGCTACGCCCTTGGTATGACTGAGAAGAAACGACACATCGCCGCCGCCCAGGCCGGGGTCGGCGCGCTCGCGCGCGGACTGCACGCGGCGCTGCTGCACGCCGAGGTGGAGGAGATCGTCCGGGAGCGGATCGTGCCCCGGGTGCGTCCGGCGGTGCTCGCCGCCGCGCGCGAGCACCAGGCCCGGGGCCAGCAGGTGTGGCTGGTCACCGCCTCGGTGCAGCCGCTGGCGGAGACCCTCGCCCGGCAGCTGCGGCTGACCGGGGCGATGGGCTCCCGGGCGGTCGTGGTCGACGGCTTCTACACCGGCGAGCAGGACGGACCGCTGCTGCACGGCAGGGTCAAGGCGGAGGCCGTGCTCGCGCTCGCGGCGGCCGAGGGCCTCGACCTGAGCGCCAGCGCCGCCTACTCCGACTCGGTCAACGACATCCCGTTGCTGCACGTGGTCGGCCATCCGCGCCCGGTCTGCCCGGACCGCCGACTGCGCAGGTACGCCTCGGCCCAGGGCTGGCGGGTGTTCAGCGATGAGCGCTGAGCTGCGGTCCGGGCTTGGCGGCATG includes these proteins:
- a CDS encoding Ig-like domain-containing protein; this translates as MSTELEPPKPRTANRAAVRCSRALALACAAALVPWTASPALAASGAAYGTWSVLGGAGTMRIPVTGFPTADFRSTSSTVVVGSGNSAFLNADTPVGARYGSSRGRPYLNLRTTRGGTPSETTLRFDRPTPAGSWAFTLGDVDADRVHVQARGADGTPLSAAQLGWQGAFNYCQGTPRPSTCIGPGPFDDMPVWLSGSSTLAGNGADSSGASGWFQPTVPVSSLTLTFSVQTGIPIYQLWTSALATDVSGRVSADCGVPSGLRLTLLRADGSTVDHPDGTPLTATTGADGGYAFPDVAPGDYRVSLRAGEGYRPDRAERDADTADGADATGVDLRLGCVPFTAPAAPPLNTPPDEPVTIVTPPGPGPSGHSDPTVTDPPAHGTVRRTGPNTLVYTPDPGFTGTDVFSYRYTNERGQQVTTRVRIRVRHTLPDTGADPALPAIGLVGGGLVVGGALLRGGLGARRRRAAA
- a CDS encoding SpoIIE family protein phosphatase, which translates into the protein MRANDMRSNEHGTGTGSDRVAGPEPREHGLLMIPVATALIAANGRILHWSADAELLLGHRAEDVLGAYAADLLATEPARPEVLELFSRILAGEPWSGVYPVRHRDGHLVNLEFRTHPITGPDGRPLVLAVASDVRELRRVEADLAVLDSFFTQSPVGMAVYDSDLRFVRLNDALARINGIPVEQHLGRRTSDVLPGPEGERIEALVRRVLESGEPVVDARSHGPSHDGSGRERAWSASYFRLEEPGGRTVGVSSTIVEVTASFLAESRAERSRERLELLVDAGSRIGTTLDLERTAHELANTMVPRVADLAGVFVLERLLTAGDQEPPGPGGDEWVRRLALAGAEPGYPAAALPTDQAYHVPPDSPYAEALATGETVVVPGQDLPPLIPVEALRDARQYLGDNAHAVRVTPLVARESVLGLVVYARRADRDAFDWEDNALGDELTARAATAIENAQLYLREHRTLVTRQQALHEANAAQERLALVNDASTRIGSTLDLAQTALELAEVATPRLADTVVVEVLESLIRGAEASPVADRSAVLRRLAFHSDPASGMTPVAPVGDVHRFQPTSPYAWSLANRRPVLVPRMEDGGTKWYADDPLRRASIMKERVHSLMVVPLIARGSVVGVASFYRNVNQRPYDETALSLATELAARAAISIDNALLYTRERDASRARLQALDEAHAAQERVALLNDASIRIGTTLDLQRTAEELIEVVIPRFADFVTVDLLDSVMQGGEQDRELPPIPDSGTVLLRAVAVGEIGETGLGSAVDQLGQTSWSAKVYAESLRSGRSILVPEVDEAALRRIVNDPARVQPGLEAGVHSYLMVPLLARGTVLGGAEFIRLANPEPFSQDDQALGEELAARAAVCIDNARLYRRERDTALTLQRSLLPQEVHRTPGLEIAYRYLPSSVVSEVGGDWFDVVPLTSGRVALVVGDVMGHGIRAAATMGQLRTAARTLITMDLTPDQLLRRLDETASAIGEGQFATCVCAVFDPADRSCTVACAGHPPPVVSEADGSTRLLGVSAGAPLGVGGVPFESTEFTLPEQSVLVLYTDGLVERRGQDLDEGLALLSRAAAHRNGSLEQDCDAVLHAMKAEDSDDDIAMIMARVLPAHGDWIATLPLSDDLSVVGEARRFARATLTAWGLSSLSEFTELLVSELVSNALRHAGRPTQLRLFRDRVLTVEVADVDEHAPRVHRASAEDEGGRGMHLVNELAHRWGSRTTRSGKVVWVELELPLGFTR
- a CDS encoding DUF6777 domain-containing protein; this translates as MSPQQPSDPVSGGPVPPEGPSARRSGPGGSSAASSGRRRPWWRRSAVLAPAAGVAALATALAVVLTQQPPSRSKQPSAGGGDTVALQSASAPGPAPFTPSVARTAASGPANAATTGPATGAAAGTTTGAATWAASEVPVASAAVTGGGPSTVQAGGPPGSRTVQGSAAGLYGGTEQLSSCDVAQLAAYLAQHPDRAQAWAGVEGVPVGSLSGYLSSLTAVVLRMDTSVTNYGFSNGGATAFPAVLQAGTAVLIDGRGLPRARCACGNPLRPPTATGGANTPRTFTGTAWGSFRPENVVVVNESVTQVNVLVLFDQQTRIWFARPTGGQGHDDHRVPPPPGAWRPGELPSTSWSAAPSGSPSGSLSGSPSGSPSGSPSGSPSGSPSGSWASPSAAPSSPSPSHSRPPSPSRPPSHPASSSPAHSHSPSPSHSPSPSHSPSPSPGPSNSHRPSFSPSLSPSGSGSGTAPPSSVPPGARPSLSSPS
- a CDS encoding 2OG-Fe(II) oxygenase; the encoded protein is MAVHTTIAGPQGEVLRERVAEADWTAVAGELDEHGSAPTPRLLTPEQCRSIAELYDQARHFRSTVDMARYRFGAGQYRYFGQPLPEPVSVLREALYPRLLPIARDWAARLGRPAPWPDTLGEWLERCHAAGQVRSTPILLRYGAGDWNALHRDLYGELVFPLQVVIGLDVSGRDYTGGEFMLVEQRARAQSRGYSTVLEQGHGLVFTTRDRPVRSTRGWSAAPVRHGVSTVRSGTRHTLGLVFHDAS
- a CDS encoding alpha-ketoglutarate-dependent dioxygenase AlkB — encoded protein: MAALFPRDRSEPAPGAVHLPDWLTLDEQRELVAACRAWAVGPVPIRHTRLPRGGVMSVRTVCLGWHWQPYRYTRTAGDVNGRRVSDFPEWLAELGRRVLADAYGRDGYGADAYGTDGYRAGDYRPDAALINFYDDRATMGMHQDKDERSDAPVVSLSIGDSCLFRFGNTVGRNKPYTDIELASGDAFVFGGPSRFAYHGVPKVYPGSGDPATGLLGGRLNLTMRVTGITD
- a CDS encoding HAD family phosphatase, which gives rise to MPAGGAAFFDVDNTLIRGSSLYQLGLGLHARGVVSTLDIVRLGRHHVGYALGMTEKKRHIAAAQAGVGALARGLHAALLHAEVEEIVRERIVPRVRPAVLAAAREHQARGQQVWLVTASVQPLAETLARQLRLTGAMGSRAVVVDGFYTGEQDGPLLHGRVKAEAVLALAAAEGLDLSASAAYSDSVNDIPLLHVVGHPRPVCPDRRLRRYASAQGWRVFSDER